A genomic region of Luteibacter aegosomatissinici contains the following coding sequences:
- a CDS encoding peroxiredoxin, with the protein MLTIGDKFPEFNLLAVDGGPLANKIEDAFTTISDKSYEGKWKLVFFYPKDFTFVCPTEIKGFSDLNEQFADRDCQILAASTDSEFVHRAWRMDHADLKDLKFPMLADIKKELTSALGILTNDGVAQRATFLVDPNNEIQFAYVTAGSVGRNPDEVLRVLDALQTDELCACNWKAGDETLKVA; encoded by the coding sequence ATGCTGACCATTGGCGATAAGTTCCCCGAATTCAACCTGCTGGCCGTCGACGGTGGCCCGCTGGCCAACAAGATCGAAGACGCGTTCACCACGATCTCCGACAAGTCGTACGAGGGTAAGTGGAAGCTGGTGTTCTTCTACCCGAAGGATTTCACCTTCGTGTGCCCGACCGAGATCAAGGGCTTCAGCGACCTGAACGAGCAGTTCGCCGACCGTGACTGCCAGATCCTGGCCGCCTCGACCGACAGCGAGTTCGTCCACCGCGCATGGCGCATGGACCACGCCGACCTGAAGGACCTCAAGTTCCCGATGCTTGCGGACATCAAGAAGGAGCTGACCTCGGCTCTCGGCATCCTGACCAACGACGGCGTCGCCCAGCGCGCCACCTTCCTGGTCGATCCGAACAACGAGATCCAGTTCGCCTACGTCACCGCCGGTTCGGTCGGCCGTAACCCGGACGAAGTTTTGCGCGTCCTCGACGCCCTGCAGACCGACGAGCTGTGCGCGTGCAACTGGAAGGCCGGCGACGAGACCCTGAAGGTCGCCTAA
- a CDS encoding carboxymuconolactone decarboxylase family protein: MSIADLRSQLPEYAKDLKLNLDSVLSEAGAPGLNKAQIAMIALGSAYSARFKPLTEAVAAFAAEHASAEQLTAAKGSAAIMGMNNIYYRFQHLVSHPEYETMPAKLRMNVIGAYKGDAKNDFELVSLAVSAVNGCGMCIDSHDRVLREGGVSVQAIQSAVRIASVIHAVAVVLEQADAAG; this comes from the coding sequence ATGAGCATCGCCGACCTGCGCAGCCAGCTGCCCGAATACGCCAAGGACCTCAAGCTCAACCTCGATTCCGTGCTGAGTGAAGCCGGTGCCCCGGGCCTCAACAAGGCGCAGATCGCGATGATCGCGCTGGGCTCCGCCTACTCCGCGCGCTTCAAGCCGCTGACCGAAGCTGTCGCCGCGTTCGCCGCCGAGCACGCCAGTGCCGAGCAGCTGACCGCCGCCAAGGGTTCGGCCGCGATCATGGGCATGAACAACATCTACTACCGCTTCCAGCACCTTGTCTCGCACCCCGAGTACGAAACCATGCCGGCCAAGCTGCGCATGAACGTCATCGGTGCCTACAAGGGCGATGCCAAGAACGATTTCGAACTCGTCTCGCTGGCCGTCTCGGCCGTGAACGGTTGCGGCATGTGCATCGATTCGCACGACCGCGTGCTCCGCGAAGGTGGCGTTTCGGTTCAGGCCATCCAGAGCGCGGTGCGCATCGCCTCGGTGATCCACGCCGTGGCCGTGGTGCTCGAGCAGGCTGACGCTGCCGGCTAA
- a CDS encoding M1 family metallopeptidase produces the protein MRRFVRPLVLTALAACCGAALAAGTDAAPPLGHLPEWAQPESYKLAFKVDPKQEDYSGSTTIKLKLTQPSDFVWIHGKELKVSKVVVTDAAGKKHNGKYTVAAEKEGVARLDLGAKLEGEITVAIDFTAPLNKQLQGLYKVSHEGIPYAMTQMEPVSARYAFPGFDEPRFKTPYDISLTIPADDQGVANTAQVKEEKAGTGWKTLTFSTTKPLPTYLVAFAVGPWDVVKGPDISPTEYRTTATPLRGIAAKGEGHRMQHVLGETNSIIHTLEDYYGFGYPFDKLDLLAAPDFSAGAMENAGLVTFRDWLLLIDPDSAANYVRGSFNVNAHELAHQWTGDTVTMAWWNDLWLNEAFATWMQQKVTQKVHPEYRADLDRVRGAQGAMNNDSLVSARKIRQEITGNGDIETAFDGITYQKGAAVLGMFEGYVSEPTFQKGMRAYIQKHKFANATADDLVDSIAEAAGQGEQFKKAFNTFLDQSGVPYVSTEVKTEGGKTVLHVKQSRYLPLGSTGDANRVWGVPMCVRYAATTGDKVKCEIFDTAEGSIVLDGAAKNAWVMPNANGRGYYRFAQSKADLANLAKVVTKLTDAEQLAYADAVRAGFQHGDINAGDALAALKPITASETREVFTAPLPTFTWIMDREATTDAQRAVLRKWAIDAYKPKLAPLGYRKKAGEKDNDTLTRNVLVALLADKDIADKEVRAEMLAQGDAALKQKDGHLDLDAADPDLLATALGVAVEERGAPAVDALIAEIPKTSDPAKRNAMLAALGDAPNEALANKARDFALGKDVKVGEMAMVLMGGRDNQKSRDELWQWFTTNYDKIVARTGSFAGGKLPSLAAKGGCSKAEADRLSAFFKPRLGQVSGAERGLAQTSEEILLCSALKDKQDPKTIK, from the coding sequence ATGCGTCGTTTCGTCCGTCCCCTTGTTCTCACCGCGCTCGCCGCCTGCTGTGGCGCCGCGCTTGCCGCCGGCACGGACGCCGCGCCGCCGCTTGGCCACCTGCCTGAGTGGGCCCAGCCTGAAAGCTACAAGCTCGCCTTCAAGGTGGATCCCAAGCAGGAAGACTATTCCGGCTCCACCACCATCAAGCTCAAGCTCACCCAGCCGTCGGACTTCGTCTGGATCCACGGCAAGGAGCTGAAGGTCTCCAAGGTGGTCGTCACCGATGCCGCCGGCAAGAAGCACAACGGCAAGTACACCGTCGCCGCCGAGAAGGAAGGCGTTGCCCGCCTTGACCTGGGTGCCAAGCTCGAGGGCGAGATCACGGTCGCCATCGATTTCACCGCGCCGCTGAACAAGCAGCTGCAGGGCCTGTACAAGGTCTCGCATGAAGGCATCCCGTATGCCATGACGCAGATGGAACCGGTCTCGGCCCGCTATGCGTTCCCGGGCTTCGACGAGCCGCGCTTCAAGACGCCGTACGACATCAGCCTGACCATCCCCGCCGACGACCAGGGCGTGGCCAATACCGCCCAGGTGAAGGAAGAGAAGGCCGGTACCGGCTGGAAGACCCTGACCTTCTCCACCACCAAGCCGCTGCCGACCTACCTGGTCGCGTTCGCCGTCGGCCCGTGGGATGTGGTGAAGGGCCCGGACATCTCCCCGACCGAATACCGCACCACCGCCACCCCGCTGCGCGGCATTGCCGCCAAGGGTGAAGGCCACCGCATGCAGCACGTGCTGGGCGAAACCAATTCGATCATCCACACGCTCGAGGATTACTACGGCTTCGGCTACCCGTTCGACAAGCTCGATCTGCTCGCCGCGCCGGATTTCAGCGCAGGCGCCATGGAGAACGCTGGCCTGGTCACGTTCCGCGACTGGCTGCTGCTGATCGATCCCGATTCGGCCGCGAATTACGTGCGCGGTTCGTTCAACGTCAACGCGCATGAGCTGGCCCATCAGTGGACCGGCGATACCGTGACGATGGCCTGGTGGAACGACCTGTGGCTCAACGAAGCGTTCGCCACCTGGATGCAGCAGAAGGTGACGCAGAAGGTGCACCCGGAATACCGCGCCGACCTGGACCGCGTCCGTGGCGCGCAGGGCGCCATGAACAACGACAGTCTGGTCAGCGCCCGCAAGATCCGCCAGGAAATCACCGGCAACGGCGATATCGAAACCGCATTCGATGGCATCACCTACCAGAAGGGTGCCGCGGTGCTGGGCATGTTCGAAGGCTACGTGTCCGAGCCCACCTTCCAGAAGGGCATGCGCGCGTACATCCAGAAGCACAAGTTCGCGAACGCCACCGCCGATGACCTGGTCGATTCGATCGCCGAGGCCGCCGGCCAGGGCGAGCAGTTCAAGAAGGCGTTCAACACCTTCCTCGACCAGTCGGGCGTGCCGTACGTCAGCACCGAGGTGAAGACCGAAGGTGGCAAGACCGTGCTGCACGTGAAGCAGAGCCGTTACCTGCCGCTGGGCAGCACCGGTGATGCGAACCGCGTGTGGGGTGTGCCGATGTGCGTGCGTTATGCCGCCACCACCGGCGACAAGGTCAAGTGCGAGATCTTCGATACCGCCGAAGGCAGCATCGTGCTCGATGGCGCGGCGAAGAACGCCTGGGTCATGCCCAACGCGAACGGCCGTGGCTACTACCGCTTTGCCCAGAGCAAGGCCGACCTCGCCAACCTCGCCAAGGTGGTCACCAAGCTGACCGATGCCGAGCAGCTGGCGTACGCCGATGCCGTGCGCGCGGGCTTCCAGCATGGCGACATCAACGCGGGTGATGCACTGGCCGCGTTGAAGCCGATCACTGCTTCGGAAACGCGTGAAGTCTTCACCGCACCGCTGCCCACCTTCACCTGGATCATGGACCGCGAAGCCACCACCGATGCCCAGCGCGCCGTGCTGCGCAAGTGGGCCATCGATGCGTACAAGCCGAAGCTGGCGCCGCTGGGCTACCGCAAGAAGGCCGGCGAGAAGGATAACGACACGCTCACCCGCAATGTCCTGGTCGCGCTGCTGGCCGACAAGGACATCGCCGACAAGGAAGTGCGCGCCGAAATGCTGGCGCAGGGTGATGCCGCGCTGAAGCAGAAGGATGGCCACCTGGACCTCGACGCCGCCGATCCCGACCTGCTGGCCACCGCCCTTGGCGTGGCTGTCGAGGAACGTGGCGCACCGGCGGTCGATGCACTGATCGCCGAGATCCCGAAGACCTCCGACCCGGCCAAGCGCAATGCGATGCTTGCCGCGTTGGGTGACGCGCCGAACGAAGCCCTCGCCAACAAGGCACGCGACTTTGCCCTGGGCAAGGACGTGAAGGTGGGTGAGATGGCCATGGTGTTGATGGGTGGCCGCGACAACCAGAAGTCGCGCGATGAACTCTGGCAGTGGTTCACCACGAACTACGACAAGATCGTCGCCCGCACCGGCAGCTTCGCCGGCGGCAAGCTCCCGTCGCTCGCCGCGAAGGGTGGCTGCTCGAAGGCCGAAGCGGATCGCCTCAGCGCGTTCTTCAAGCCGCGCCTGGGCCAGGTGAGCGGCGCGGAACGCGGCCTCGCCCAGACCAGCGAAGAAATCCTGCTGTGCTCGGCGTTGAAGGATAAGCAGGACCCGAAGACGATTAAGTAA
- a CDS encoding DUF1428 domain-containing protein has protein sequence MSYVDGFVMPVPEDRLADYKKMAKVGAKVWMDHGALAYTECVADDVKPGKVTSFPQAVKLKPGEVVVFSWIVYKNRRDRDRIMKKVMEDPRLAKYMDAKNMPFDGKRMFWGGFKPIVEA, from the coding sequence ATGAGCTACGTCGATGGTTTCGTCATGCCGGTGCCGGAAGACCGGCTGGCCGACTACAAGAAAATGGCCAAGGTAGGCGCGAAGGTCTGGATGGACCACGGCGCCCTGGCCTACACCGAATGCGTGGCCGATGACGTCAAACCCGGCAAGGTCACCTCCTTCCCCCAGGCCGTGAAGCTCAAGCCGGGCGAGGTGGTGGTGTTCTCGTGGATCGTCTACAAGAACCGCCGCGACCGCGATCGGATCATGAAGAAAGTGATGGAAGATCCGCGACTTGCGAAGTACATGGATGCGAAGAACATGCCCTTCGACGGCAAGCGGATGTTCTGGGGCGGCTTCAAGCCCATCGTCGAGGCCTGA